One Lactobacillus sp. ESL0785 DNA window includes the following coding sequences:
- a CDS encoding LTA synthase family protein: MSKNKKTLKAVQIICLLVATFLMLVQMFNLKGIASRTPYSFIRFVPNMLNNATMIIVPMIFGAVYSKKKEHASESFKFWLLGVTTLIIYYLLFFFKSPGSFNMWRVWGMLFPIITSTSVLFAGLFFSLLVQPYLYDLQHKLTNKQNLLVLSIMTLLGFALSAGSLLFQYSVYGIYLILFFAWGMFLANITISRKTLLWSLVAGLVSFFVVLIGVPGFDAVYWSQIISGNNSGYWNREFLNNQTSPFMFLMVLAVFLLFKKIIVSFSSREMYYFIPVIMFMDAPISHHFMNSFKITESSTINKLIMLVVMMVIAVLWYLLLDRYLFKFKPAVRVINYLDHETNLAKICEKMWAVVTRWVVTNKINLLTWTWFYILSFASFLIESDNLRIQISTAKNINAIVYLLGTKFFAIILTTIFLDALFSVLYFITTRYWTSNVLVSVIAIGWAVANKIKLTLRGEPIYPTELSEIVNWKTLLPMVGKNMVIAILIALVLVILIDVFLERKHPIKKRGSWKRRGIWALLSLVLFMTPLRFNHDGGFISHVSHGFDNKQKFSSPERDIQVNGPVLNFLNYIDLQIMNQPTGYSSSTINQLDKKYTKVAAKINKTRKNDVNKQTIIFNLSESFVDPYTFPTIKIDRSAPNPVKFIQSMKSRSTYGTMLSAGYGGGTANMEWETLTGLNMGMFKSNLTPYVQVVPNYSFYPTIGMNFDYKSAIHPFIGTYYSRMEDYHRFKFDKFVYLGSGYKIIDQKKLGRSGYNSDFTTYANGLKQVKARKGGQFINLISIQNHMPYNNWYPKNEYMGKITGDLFKSAADREQMATYVKGTQYTDKAVKKFIRQIDKIRKPITLVFYGDHYPSILSQSYTDKYPVQMHSTRYFIYSNKYARDHGAKTRLSRKANNYVNTSDFIAMMLQQTDSKVTPYQALLTEVHKKLPAITINFSGDKGFNLVNRQGKMVDPKKLTKKQQKLLADYEMIQYDMTSGKAYGLKAPGFYK, encoded by the coding sequence ATGAGTAAAAATAAGAAAACGTTAAAAGCTGTACAGATTATTTGTCTGTTAGTTGCGACTTTCTTGATGTTAGTTCAGATGTTTAATTTAAAGGGAATAGCGTCTAGAACGCCTTATTCATTTATACGGTTTGTGCCTAATATGCTGAATAATGCGACGATGATTATTGTTCCCATGATCTTTGGGGCGGTTTATAGCAAGAAAAAAGAGCATGCGAGTGAAAGCTTTAAGTTTTGGCTGTTGGGAGTTACAACATTAATTATTTATTACCTGTTGTTTTTCTTTAAGTCACCAGGCAGCTTCAATATGTGGCGTGTTTGGGGAATGCTATTCCCAATTATCACTAGTACATCAGTGCTGTTTGCTGGCTTGTTTTTTAGTTTATTGGTGCAGCCATATTTGTATGATTTGCAGCACAAATTAACTAATAAGCAAAATCTGCTAGTACTGAGTATCATGACACTACTTGGTTTTGCATTAAGTGCCGGAAGTTTGTTGTTCCAATATTCGGTTTACGGTATTTATTTGATTTTATTTTTTGCCTGGGGAATGTTTTTGGCAAATATTACAATTAGTCGCAAAACTTTGCTTTGGTCATTAGTTGCAGGTTTGGTATCATTTTTTGTTGTCTTGATTGGGGTACCAGGTTTTGATGCCGTTTATTGGTCGCAAATAATTTCTGGTAATAATAGTGGTTATTGGAATAGAGAATTTCTGAATAATCAAACATCACCGTTTATGTTTTTGATGGTGTTAGCAGTTTTCTTACTATTCAAAAAGATAATTGTATCCTTTAGCAGCCGGGAGATGTACTACTTTATTCCAGTAATTATGTTTATGGATGCACCGATTTCACATCATTTCATGAACTCATTCAAGATTACTGAATCTTCAACCATCAATAAGTTAATCATGCTTGTAGTGATGATGGTTATTGCTGTTTTGTGGTACCTTCTTTTGGATCGCTACTTGTTTAAGTTTAAGCCAGCAGTACGGGTTATTAATTACTTAGATCATGAGACTAATTTAGCCAAAATTTGTGAAAAGATGTGGGCAGTTGTTACTAGGTGGGTTGTTACTAATAAAATCAACTTACTTACTTGGACATGGTTCTATATCTTAAGTTTTGCTTCTTTCTTAATTGAATCCGATAATTTACGTATTCAAATTAGTACGGCGAAAAATATTAATGCAATTGTTTATTTGCTTGGAACCAAGTTTTTTGCAATTATATTAACGACAATTTTCCTCGATGCGTTATTCTCAGTTCTATACTTTATTACAACGCGTTATTGGACCTCTAATGTTCTAGTTAGTGTAATTGCGATTGGTTGGGCTGTTGCCAACAAGATTAAGTTAACTTTACGTGGTGAGCCAATTTATCCAACTGAGCTAAGTGAAATCGTCAACTGGAAGACGTTATTGCCAATGGTCGGTAAGAACATGGTTATTGCGATTTTAATTGCCCTAGTTCTTGTGATTCTCATTGATGTCTTTTTAGAACGTAAACATCCGATTAAGAAGCGGGGATCATGGAAACGTCGTGGTATCTGGGCACTACTTAGTTTAGTCTTGTTCATGACACCACTACGGTTTAATCACGATGGTGGCTTTATTTCACATGTTAGTCACGGCTTTGATAATAAGCAGAAGTTCAGTAGTCCTGAGCGTGATATTCAGGTTAACGGTCCAGTATTAAACTTTTTGAATTATATTGATTTACAAATTATGAATCAACCAACGGGTTATTCATCTTCAACGATTAATCAATTAGATAAGAAGTATACTAAGGTTGCTGCTAAGATTAATAAGACGCGGAAGAACGATGTAAATAAGCAGACAATTATCTTTAACTTAAGTGAAAGTTTTGTTGATCCGTATACTTTTCCAACAATTAAGATTGATCGCTCGGCACCAAATCCAGTTAAGTTTATTCAATCAATGAAGTCCCGTTCAACGTATGGTACGATGCTTAGTGCTGGTTATGGTGGTGGTACTGCCAATATGGAATGGGAAACTCTAACAGGTTTGAACATGGGGATGTTTAAGTCTAACTTGACACCATATGTTCAGGTTGTGCCAAATTATAGTTTCTATCCAACAATTGGGATGAACTTTGATTACAAATCTGCAATTCACCCATTTATTGGTACTTACTACTCAAGAATGGAAGATTACCATAGATTTAAGTTTGATAAATTTGTTTATCTCGGTTCGGGGTACAAGATTATTGACCAAAAGAAGTTAGGTAGAAGTGGCTATAATTCTGACTTTACAACCTATGCAAATGGCTTAAAACAAGTTAAGGCCCGTAAAGGTGGCCAATTCATTAATTTGATTTCAATTCAAAACCATATGCCGTACAATAACTGGTACCCGAAGAATGAGTACATGGGTAAAATTACCGGTGACTTATTTAAGTCAGCTGCTGATCGTGAGCAGATGGCAACATATGTTAAGGGGACACAGTATACTGATAAGGCTGTGAAGAAGTTTATTCGACAGATTGATAAGATTAGGAAGCCAATTACGTTAGTCTTCTATGGTGATCACTATCCAAGTATTCTGTCACAAAGCTATACGGATAAATATCCAGTGCAAATGCATTCTACACGCTACTTTATTTACTCAAATAAGTATGCACGTGATCATGGTGCTAAGACTAGATTGTCCCGTAAAGCTAATAATTACGTCAATACCAGTGACTTTATTGCAATGATGTTGCAACAGACTGATTCTAAAGTTACGCCATATCAAGCATTATTGACAGAAGTACATAAGAAGTTACCAGCAATTACTATTAACTTTAGTGGTGATAAGGGCTTTAACTTGGTTAACCGTCAAGGTAAAATGGTTGATCCTAAGAAATTGACGAAGAAGCAACAGAAGTTGTTAGCTGATTATGAAATGATTCAGTATGATATGACATCTGGTAAAGCTTATGGCTTAAAAGCACCTGGTTTTTATAAATAA
- a CDS encoding aldose epimerase, with translation MQTIENSLLRVTIDEKGARMVNFVAQNDQVDYLKNSTDQKQLAVTFKKADQEENWATLLPWTVVDKGDTRVSLALIDDAVSYKKFPYHFEIILTYALEGNRIDIKCYVKNNSHKEMPFSLSLTLPILDEWISSENVNEVELTDRKAKLKLTSTNFALALKNEQVIASVNDVKLASDSDDEFLVTMTLN, from the coding sequence ATGCAAACAATTGAAAATTCGCTTTTACGAGTTACTATTGATGAGAAGGGTGCACGAATGGTTAATTTTGTGGCTCAAAATGATCAAGTTGATTATCTCAAAAATAGTACTGATCAGAAGCAGTTAGCAGTTACCTTTAAGAAGGCAGATCAAGAAGAAAATTGGGCAACGCTGTTACCTTGGACAGTGGTTGACAAGGGAGATACAAGAGTCAGCTTAGCTTTGATTGACGATGCGGTCAGCTATAAGAAATTTCCATATCATTTTGAAATTATTTTAACGTATGCACTAGAAGGAAATCGTATAGATATTAAATGTTACGTTAAGAACAATTCACATAAGGAAATGCCATTTTCATTATCACTTACGTTACCTATTTTAGATGAATGGATTAGCAGTGAAAATGTCAATGAAGTTGAATTGACAGATCGTAAAGCAAAACTAAAATTGACTTCAACTAATTTTGCTTTGGCACTTAAGAATGAACAAGTAATCGCTTCAGTTAATGATGTAAAGTTAGCAAGCGATAGCGATGATGAATTTCTAGTAACTATGACACTTAATTAG
- a CDS encoding dipeptide epimerase produces MTKITKIEQELISLPLKTPFTTARHTVTAAQAVKVKITLANGLVGIGTGTPNEVVTGDTLASCQAVLKDVLFPSLIGCEFENWEETLTTLKDAVQYNQPAKAALEFALYDLRCQTYHTSLVQLLGGQTAAVTTDMTLGIKPLEQMIKEAKEFVKQGFRTLKIKVGSNGVVNDINLIKAISEAVGPEISLRLDANQGWSRMEAVQALRALVASKLPVEFIEQPLVANDLAGLKELTQLHMLPIMADESAVSYQDVITLCSNHAVDYVNIKLMKTGGLSEAEKINDICTASGIGCMIGCMIEPTNSIQAAIAFASAHQNVKFADLDSVYMTKEVPAGLALVGPELRVK; encoded by the coding sequence ATGACGAAGATTACCAAAATTGAACAAGAATTAATTAGTCTACCATTGAAAACGCCGTTTACAACAGCAAGACATACGGTAACAGCTGCTCAAGCTGTTAAAGTAAAAATTACTTTAGCTAATGGGCTAGTTGGCATTGGCACGGGAACACCTAATGAAGTTGTTACGGGTGATACATTAGCTAGTTGTCAAGCCGTTTTAAAGGATGTCTTGTTTCCTAGTTTAATTGGCTGTGAATTTGAAAATTGGGAAGAAACTCTGACGACGCTAAAAGATGCTGTTCAATATAATCAACCGGCAAAGGCTGCATTAGAATTTGCCTTGTATGATTTGCGCTGTCAAACTTATCATACAAGTTTAGTCCAGTTGCTTGGTGGTCAAACAGCTGCAGTTACAACGGATATGACTTTAGGAATTAAGCCACTTGAGCAAATGATTAAAGAAGCTAAAGAATTTGTTAAGCAAGGCTTTAGAACCCTGAAGATTAAAGTTGGCTCTAATGGTGTTGTAAATGATATCAATCTAATTAAGGCAATTAGTGAAGCCGTTGGTCCTGAAATTAGTTTGCGACTTGATGCTAATCAAGGTTGGAGCCGCATGGAGGCTGTTCAAGCATTACGGGCACTTGTTGCATCAAAGTTACCAGTGGAATTTATTGAACAACCATTAGTCGCTAATGATCTCGCTGGTTTAAAGGAACTAACACAACTGCATATGTTACCGATTATGGCTGATGAAAGTGCAGTTTCTTATCAAGATGTTATTACTTTATGTAGTAACCATGCAGTTGATTATGTTAATATTAAATTGATGAAAACTGGTGGCTTATCTGAAGCAGAAAAAATCAATGATATCTGTACTGCATCAGGAATTGGTTGCATGATTGGCTGTATGATTGAACCAACTAATAGTATTCAAGCGGCAATTGCATTTGCCAGTGCTCATCAGAATGTGAAATTTGCAGATTTAGATTCAGTTTATATGACTAAAGAGGTACCAGCAGGCTTGGCACTTGTCGGTCCAGAATTGCGGGTAAAGTAG
- a CDS encoding serine hydrolase has protein sequence MVDFEQELNKLQPDIDFQLYLNSSWGLHYEVNTDQMWATASLIKLGIAAYGQQLFSKQPNLLEQEVVLQPEDIVAGAGTLHLLSPRKYAIKDLLQLMLIQSDNTATNALLTTWGLKNINSWLKRNYPHVLLQRRLMTPPINGENLANANSLGQLLAASFENDDQYAQTVQLSLHQQMCHDRLVWPVEIGSYSQIKTYNKTGELLGYDHDAARFQLGNRWLDCVAMTKYGANERPQAINFLQNLGQLLCQILMQQSK, from the coding sequence ATGGTTGATTTTGAACAAGAATTAAATAAATTACAGCCGGATATTGATTTTCAATTATATTTAAATAGCTCTTGGGGACTGCATTATGAAGTTAATACTGACCAAATGTGGGCTACAGCTAGTTTAATTAAATTGGGTATTGCAGCCTATGGGCAACAGTTATTTAGTAAACAACCTAATTTGCTTGAGCAAGAAGTTGTGTTACAGCCGGAAGATATCGTTGCTGGCGCGGGTACATTGCATTTGCTTAGTCCGCGTAAATATGCAATTAAAGACCTATTGCAGTTAATGTTAATCCAATCTGATAATACGGCTACAAATGCTTTATTGACGACTTGGGGCTTGAAAAATATTAATTCTTGGCTGAAGAGAAATTATCCGCACGTATTATTGCAGCGGCGGTTAATGACACCGCCAATAAATGGTGAAAATTTGGCAAATGCTAATAGTTTAGGCCAATTATTAGCTGCTAGTTTTGAAAATGACGACCAATATGCACAGACTGTTCAGTTAAGTTTGCATCAGCAAATGTGTCATGATCGACTTGTTTGGCCAGTAGAAATAGGTTCATATAGTCAAATAAAAACCTATAATAAAACAGGTGAACTGCTCGGATATGATCATGATGCTGCTCGTTTTCAATTGGGGAACAGATGGCTTGATTGTGTTGCAATGACTAAATATGGTGCAAATGAAAGGCCCCAAGCAATCAATTTTTTACAAAATTTGGGTCAATTGTTATGTCAAATATTAATGCAGCAAAGTAAATAA
- a CDS encoding type II toxin-antitoxin system HicB family antitoxin, translating into MDHKIVTYPAIFRPLENDVYVISFPDVKGAITEGEGLRESLKMAADTLASRLYNKEVLPAVSNENEIELADDGSFVAPVSADLTEASRDRINYEI; encoded by the coding sequence ATGGATCATAAAATTGTAACTTATCCGGCAATTTTTAGGCCGCTCGAAAATGACGTCTATGTCATTAGCTTTCCAGATGTTAAAGGCGCGATTACTGAGGGTGAAGGCTTACGGGAATCGCTAAAGATGGCTGCTGATACACTTGCTAGTCGTTTATATAATAAAGAAGTATTACCGGCTGTCAGCAATGAAAATGAAATTGAATTGGCCGATGATGGTTCTTTTGTTGCACCAGTTTCAGCTGACTTGACGGAAGCTTCACGTGATCGGATTAATTACGAAATTTAG
- a CDS encoding glycerol-3-phosphate acyltransferase: protein MARLWALLIGYGLGNFLFALIIGHFILHQDPTKVGSGNPGTANVGAVFGKKWGIITCAGDLGKTAVALLVVHYFLPGAINLLYAGLGLTLGHCFPCWNNFQGGKGVTVAALLAVIYDLRAGALTLLLALIVMILLQNLTIPPLVFMIIFSLYELIRVREAGILLLAMTLIMAFKFRFDLQDFFAGKGKKVDVLYTIKRKLGINMK, encoded by the coding sequence ATGGCACGATTGTGGGCACTTTTAATCGGTTATGGTTTAGGCAATTTTTTATTTGCACTAATAATTGGGCATTTTATCTTGCATCAAGATCCGACTAAAGTCGGTTCCGGTAATCCGGGGACTGCTAATGTAGGTGCTGTTTTTGGTAAAAAATGGGGTATAATAACTTGCGCGGGCGACTTAGGCAAAACCGCTGTTGCGCTGCTGGTTGTTCATTATTTTTTACCAGGGGCAATTAATTTGCTTTATGCTGGCTTAGGGTTAACTCTGGGACATTGCTTTCCTTGTTGGAATAATTTTCAAGGTGGTAAAGGAGTAACTGTAGCAGCTCTTTTAGCTGTAATTTATGACTTACGTGCTGGTGCGCTGACTTTACTTCTGGCATTAATTGTTATGATTTTATTACAGAATTTGACGATTCCGCCGTTAGTATTTATGATAATATTTAGTCTGTATGAGTTAATTCGAGTTAGAGAAGCTGGAATATTGTTGTTAGCGATGACGCTGATTATGGCTTTTAAGTTTAGATTTGATCTCCAAGATTTTTTTGCTGGTAAAGGTAAAAAGGTTGATGTTTTATACACGATTAAGCGAAAATTGGGTATAAATATGAAGTAA
- the tyrS gene encoding tyrosine--tRNA ligase, whose translation MANFDILEDLKWRGAINQETDEAGLRQYLKDHDDLALYCGTDPTGDSLHIGHLIPFMILKRFQLAGYHPVIVIGGGTGTIGDPSGRKSERTLLSAKKLHENEVSLTKQMENLFGTENFEIVNNAEWLDKLSLIDFLRDYGKHFQVNNMLNKDVVASRLENGISFTEFSYQILQAIDFYHLNKDHGVQMQIGGSDQWGNITAGIDLIHKLEGQDKQAFGLTIPLMLKADGTKFGKSAGGAVWLDPEKTSPYEFYQFWINQDDRDVVKYLKYFTFLSHEEIDALAEATEKEPWKRAAQKKLAEEVTKFVHGETGLKEAQMITDALFSGDIKNLSVKQIEEGLKSAPAAEAGSESKNIVDFLVDTKVEPSKRQAREDIKNGAIYINGDREQSVDFDVDPNKAFAGKYVIVRKGKKKYTLVTIK comes from the coding sequence ATGGCAAATTTTGATATTTTAGAAGATTTGAAATGGCGTGGTGCCATTAATCAAGAAACAGATGAAGCAGGTTTACGGCAATATTTAAAAGATCATGATGACTTGGCTTTGTATTGTGGTACTGACCCAACGGGTGATTCTCTGCATATTGGACATCTCATTCCTTTTATGATCTTGAAGAGATTTCAACTTGCTGGTTATCATCCTGTAATTGTTATTGGTGGTGGTACTGGGACAATTGGTGATCCTTCTGGTCGTAAGTCTGAGCGGACTTTATTAAGTGCAAAGAAGTTACATGAAAATGAAGTTTCATTAACTAAGCAAATGGAGAATTTGTTTGGTACAGAAAACTTTGAAATTGTGAACAACGCTGAATGGCTAGACAAGCTGAGTTTGATTGATTTCTTGCGTGATTATGGTAAGCATTTCCAAGTTAATAACATGTTAAACAAAGATGTTGTTGCTAGTCGGTTAGAAAATGGGATCTCCTTTACTGAATTTTCTTATCAAATTTTGCAAGCCATTGATTTTTATCATCTAAATAAGGACCATGGTGTGCAGATGCAGATTGGTGGTAGTGATCAATGGGGGAATATTACAGCTGGTATTGATCTCATTCATAAGCTGGAAGGCCAAGATAAGCAAGCTTTTGGCTTAACTATTCCGCTAATGCTGAAGGCTGATGGCACTAAGTTTGGTAAGTCTGCTGGTGGTGCTGTGTGGCTTGATCCTGAAAAGACCAGTCCATACGAGTTCTACCAATTCTGGATTAATCAAGATGACCGTGATGTTGTTAAATATTTGAAGTACTTTACTTTCCTCAGTCATGAAGAAATTGATGCTTTGGCTGAAGCAACAGAAAAAGAGCCATGGAAACGGGCAGCACAAAAGAAGCTGGCTGAAGAAGTAACGAAGTTCGTTCATGGTGAAACTGGATTAAAAGAAGCACAAATGATTACTGATGCGCTATTTTCTGGTGACATTAAGAACTTGTCAGTTAAGCAAATTGAAGAAGGTCTAAAGAGTGCACCAGCTGCTGAAGCAGGTTCTGAAAGTAAGAATATTGTTGACTTTTTGGTTGATACTAAGGTTGAGCCTTCTAAGCGGCAAGCTCGTGAAGACATTAAGAATGGCGCAATTTACATTAATGGTGATCGTGAGCAATCGGTTGACTTTGATGTTGATCCAAACAAAGCTTTCGCTGGCAAATATGTCATTGTCCGTAAAGGTAAGAAGAAGTATACTTTAGTGACAATTAAATAA
- a CDS encoding heavy metal-binding domain-containing protein → MSTKQILVTTTERIPNQDYEVLGEVFGMTTQSKNMFKDLGAGLKSMVGGEIRSYTKMLEKARIQALDRLRTAAEEKGANAVVMMRFDSGSIGSDMQSVVAYGTAVKFC, encoded by the coding sequence ATGAGTACAAAGCAAATTTTAGTAACAACGACTGAAAGAATTCCGAATCAGGACTATGAAGTTTTAGGCGAAGTCTTTGGGATGACAACTCAGTCCAAAAATATGTTTAAGGATTTAGGAGCTGGCTTAAAGTCAATGGTTGGCGGTGAAATCCGTAGTTATACTAAAATGTTAGAAAAAGCACGAATCCAAGCATTAGACCGTTTGCGAACAGCAGCCGAAGAAAAAGGAGCTAATGCAGTCGTCATGATGAGGTTTGATTCAGGCTCAATTGGTAGCGATATGCAATCAGTAGTTGCTTATGGTACAGCCGTTAAGTTTTGTTAG
- a CDS encoding DegV family protein — MNKIKLILDSSSNELPDKAKNIEIVPLTITINQKNFVDDETLDLNELSKNMAANTETGKTACPSIDAWLNALAGSERAILLTVTSRLSGSFSSAYQAKKIYEERHPTSRVIVIDSKSAGPELALILHEIERLTKQHVRFVDFEQKIAHFQTQTHLLAILQSLHNLSLNGRISPAIAKVAKMLKINVVAKASNEGKLEPIDKIRGMKRALKDTIKRMEEAGFHGGEVIIDHFNNLKDAATLKQNILAKYPNSKINIRSVKGLCAFYVEVGGLMIGFTS, encoded by the coding sequence ATGAATAAAATTAAATTAATTTTGGATTCCAGTTCAAATGAATTGCCAGATAAAGCAAAAAATATTGAAATTGTTCCATTAACTATTACTATCAATCAAAAAAATTTTGTCGATGATGAAACGCTCGACTTAAATGAATTAAGTAAAAACATGGCTGCAAATACAGAAACGGGCAAAACAGCTTGTCCAAGTATTGATGCTTGGCTTAATGCCCTTGCAGGCAGTGAACGGGCAATTTTATTAACTGTAACCAGTAGATTAAGCGGTAGTTTTTCTTCAGCTTACCAAGCTAAAAAGATATACGAAGAGCGGCACCCAACAAGCCGCGTGATTGTGATTGATTCCAAATCAGCCGGTCCTGAATTAGCACTCATTCTGCATGAAATTGAGCGCTTAACCAAGCAGCATGTGCGGTTTGTCGATTTTGAGCAAAAAATTGCGCACTTTCAAACTCAAACCCACCTGCTGGCAATTTTGCAATCTTTGCATAATCTCTCATTAAATGGGCGAATTAGTCCAGCAATTGCTAAAGTTGCTAAAATGCTAAAGATTAATGTTGTTGCCAAAGCAAGTAATGAGGGTAAACTTGAACCAATTGACAAAATTCGCGGAATGAAGCGCGCACTCAAAGATACAATCAAACGAATGGAAGAAGCAGGATTTCATGGTGGTGAAGTAATTATTGACCATTTTAACAACTTAAAAGATGCAGCGACACTTAAACAAAATATTCTTGCTAAGTATCCTAACAGCAAGATTAACATTCGTTCAGTCAAAGGCCTATGTGCTTTTTATGTCGAAGTCGGCGGATTAATGATCGGCTTCACTAGTTAA
- a CDS encoding 2-dehydropantoate 2-reductase, whose translation MKIVIAGSGAMGLRFGLLLKLGGNDVTLVDGWDKNIAAVRQDGVKAEIDGQIINTKIPIYNTNEVSNQVEKADLVIVFTKSMGLEAMLKNISSVISKNTYILCLLNGLGHEDVLKKYVAEDHIVMGVTMNAASMPHPGETKFDGNGQTELQCLNASGQEEVQKIVDVFNKAKIATVYSENVLYSIWRKACVNGVVNSVCALLEGTTVDFGKAKNADHITRTIVDEFADVAEREGIYLDRKEVVAHVESTWTMDHYPSMYQDLVVNHRLTEIDYINGAVYRKGLKYSVPTPYCACITNLIHAKEDMLNVK comes from the coding sequence ATGAAAATCGTGATTGCTGGTTCTGGCGCAATGGGTTTACGATTCGGCTTATTACTCAAACTTGGAGGTAACGATGTTACTTTAGTTGATGGTTGGGATAAAAATATCGCCGCTGTTAGACAAGACGGCGTCAAAGCTGAAATTGACGGCCAAATAATTAACACCAAAATACCAATTTATAACACAAATGAAGTTTCTAACCAAGTAGAAAAAGCAGATTTAGTAATTGTCTTTACCAAATCAATGGGATTAGAAGCAATGCTCAAAAATATTAGCTCAGTTATCAGTAAAAATACTTACATTCTTTGTTTGCTTAACGGCTTAGGTCATGAAGATGTACTTAAAAAATACGTTGCCGAAGATCATATCGTCATGGGCGTCACAATGAATGCCGCAAGCATGCCACACCCCGGAGAAACTAAATTTGATGGCAATGGTCAAACCGAACTGCAGTGTCTCAATGCCAGCGGCCAAGAAGAAGTGCAAAAGATTGTTGACGTCTTTAATAAAGCTAAAATTGCAACTGTTTACAGTGAAAATGTTCTCTACTCTATCTGGCGTAAAGCATGTGTTAACGGCGTTGTTAACTCAGTTTGTGCTCTTCTAGAAGGAACAACTGTTGATTTTGGCAAAGCTAAAAATGCTGATCACATTACCCGAACAATCGTTGATGAATTTGCCGATGTTGCTGAACGTGAAGGGATTTATCTTGATCGCAAAGAAGTAGTTGCTCATGTTGAAAGTACTTGGACAATGGATCACTATCCATCAATGTATCAAGACTTAGTTGTCAACCACCGACTAACAGAAATTGATTACATCAATGGTGCTGTTTACCGTAAAGGATTAAAGTATAGCGTGCCAACACCGTATTGTGCCTGCATTACCAACTTAATCCATGCCAAAGAAGACATGTTAAACGTTAAATAA
- a CDS encoding LCP family protein, with product MEHNNNHPRASRVELHAKDYKKKRRLVTWLLSIMALIVTAAVIYSAYVFYRTKTTIDNAYDQNNQVQIHAGEFNGKKKFAVLLLGTDTGALDRTEKFGNTDTIILALVNPQKKRYTLMSIPRDTMAQMVGTSQFKTEKINAAYSLGGAKMTMASVAQLINVPIKYYALVNMRGIMRLVRYVGGIYLRPTLSFEYGGYVFKKNQLTHMGGGGALAYSRMRYDDPQGDYGRQKRQRQVITTLIKRSVSLNTLAKLNSVLTAISGNVKTNLTFKALEEIALNYRSSTKTVENDYLHGHNATIDDASYQVQSTKELQRVSDYVRGELGLSLEPINNNETYQNKQNTAQGFNFMDPATQNYTIDPNYQSQSSQEEDDN from the coding sequence ATGGAGCACAATAACAATCACCCGCGTGCAAGTCGGGTCGAATTACATGCAAAAGACTATAAAAAGAAGCGACGGTTGGTAACTTGGCTGTTAAGCATTATGGCGCTGATTGTTACAGCAGCCGTTATTTATTCTGCTTACGTTTTTTATCGTACTAAGACGACAATTGACAATGCATATGATCAGAATAACCAAGTGCAAATTCATGCCGGTGAGTTTAATGGTAAAAAGAAATTTGCCGTTTTATTATTAGGGACTGATACTGGGGCACTTGATCGTACCGAAAAGTTTGGTAATACCGACACAATTATTTTAGCGCTGGTTAATCCGCAGAAGAAGCGGTATACATTGATGTCAATTCCACGGGATACAATGGCGCAAATGGTTGGTACGTCGCAATTTAAGACTGAAAAGATTAACGCAGCCTATTCTTTGGGTGGTGCCAAAATGACGATGGCCAGTGTTGCACAATTGATTAATGTGCCGATTAAATATTATGCACTAGTTAATATGCGCGGTATTATGCGGCTGGTTCGTTATGTTGGCGGAATTTATCTTCGACCAACGCTCAGTTTTGAATACGGCGGCTATGTTTTTAAGAAAAATCAATTAACCCATATGGGTGGCGGTGGTGCTCTTGCTTATTCTAGAATGCGCTATGATGATCCTCAAGGTGACTACGGTCGGCAAAAGCGTCAGCGTCAGGTAATTACTACTTTAATTAAGCGTTCAGTGTCATTAAATACTTTGGCTAAGCTAAATTCGGTTTTAACAGCAATTTCGGGTAATGTTAAGACTAATTTGACCTTCAAGGCTTTAGAAGAAATTGCGCTTAATTATCGAAGTTCAACTAAAACCGTTGAAAACGATTATTTACATGGTCATAACGCGACAATTGATGATGCTTCTTATCAAGTACAATCGACTAAGGAATTACAGCGAGTGTCAGATTACGTACGTGGAGAACTAGGATTATCACTTGAGCCAATTAATAATAATGAAACTTATCAAAATAAACAAAATACGGCACAAGGTTTTAATTTTATGGATCCAGCAACACAAAATTATACAATTGATCCCAATTATCAAAGTCAAAGTTCACAGGAGGAAGATGATAATTAA